The genomic stretch ATGGCGTGCCCCGCCTGGAAGGCCTGCCAGACCGCGATAAAAGTGTGGCGCGCTGGGAATCCGCTTCCGGCAGACGGGCCGACAACCTTGAGTACTACGAAGTGTTCAGCGCCTTCAAATTGGCCAGCATCATGGCCCGCATCGGCACCGTATTCGGGCAGCGCGGCCTGCTGCCGAAGGGATTCCAGATGGATACGGACAATGGCGCCGCCAATGTACTGGCGATGCTCGGCGCCAAGCACGGCTACTGACGGCCGACGCCTGCCGCTGCGCTAGCGCAGCTTTGCCTCCGCGCGAATCAGGTCCGCCGCGCGCTCGGCGATCATGACCACGGGAGCGTGGGTGTTGCCCGAGGTCAGCGTCGGTATCACCGAGGCATCGACAACGCGCAAACGATCGACGCCGCGCACACGCAACTGCGGATCGACGACAGAGTCCGTATCGCTTCCCATGCGGCAGGTGCCGACTGGGTGATGCACGGTCACGCCGACATCCGCCGCGAAATCGAGCAATTGCTCGTCGCTACATGTCGCAGCACCGGGGTAAACCTCGGCGGCGACCAGCGCTCCCAACGCCGGCTGAGCGGCGACCCGCCGCGCGATCTTCATGCCCGCAAGGGTAAGCCCCCTGTCATGTTCGTTCGACAGGTAGTTGAAGAGGATGCCGGGAGCCGCAGCGATGTCTGGGCTCCGCAGGTGGACCTTGCCGCGCGCCTCGGGACGCAAGAGGCAGGGTGCCATGGTGAGGCCCGGAAACTTGTGCGGCTTCCTGTAAGCGACATCGCTTGGGTTCAGTTCGCCGGTCACGGGCAGGCAATGGAACTGTATGTCGGGCCGCGCCGAATCCGGCGAACTCCTGACGAAGGCGCCGACTTCGGCTCCAGGCAGCGTCATGGCTCCGCGCCGTGACGACAGGTAGCGCAGCACTTCCCAGACTAGCCTGATGCCCTGCAAACGATTGTTCAGACTCGGCACGCCGGACTTCAACCGCCACATCATCGGAATCAGGTAATGGTCCTGCAGATTCGCGCCCACCGACGGCCGGTCGAGCAGAACCGGAATGCCCTGCGCCTGCAGCGCGCCGGCCGGGCCGATGCCGGAGAGCATCAGCAGGCGCGGCGAGTCGATGGCCCCGGCGCTGAGCAGAACTTCGCGGACAGCCTGAGCCTGAACGACGTCCCTGCCCTGCCGGTATTCGACACCGGTCGCTACGCCATCCGTAATCAGCACCCTCGTGCTCAGGGCGCCGGTAATGACCGTTAGATTGGGCCGCTGCCGCACCGGATCGACGAAGGCCCGCGAGCAGGACCAACGCTCCCCGTTGCGCGTGTTGGCCTGGTAATAGCCGGCGCCTTCCTGGCTGGCACCATTGAAATCGGGGTTATGCGCAAAACCCGCTTCGACGAAGGCACGGATGGTGGAATCGCTGACGGGATGCTTGTCGACCAGATCCGACACGATGAGCGGACCGCCGACGCCGTGAAACTCGTTGCACAGGGTCTGCTGATCCTCCGACTTGAGAAAGTAGGGCAGGACGGAATTCCAGCCCCATCCGGCAGCACCGGCCGCCTCCCACTCGTCATAGTCTGCCGCCTGGCCGCGAACGTAGAGCATGCCATTGACCGTGGAGCAGCCGCCGAGGATACGGCCGCGCGGCAATAGCTGGCCGCGCTGATGGGTGCAGGGTTCGGGGTCGCTCTGGTACTGCCAGACATACTTGTCCATCAGGATCATCTTGCCCCAGCCGGCTGGCATGCGCGTCATCAGGTCGCCATCCTTGCCGCCTGCGTCGAGCAACAGAACGCACGCGCCCGGATCCTCGCTGAGCCGGTTGGCCAGCACGCAACCGGCGGAGCCGGCGCCGACGATGATGTAATCGAACTGCATGGCTTCCATGTGCTGTCTCCCGGCTGGCTTCAGATGCTGCGCGCGATGCGGTTGCCTGAATGAATGGCACCCTCAATGTAGCCGACAGCCGCGCCGTCGCCGGCCTGATACACCGGCACGCCGCCCGCGCCGAGCCGCCGCGCCACACTGTCGTCGGCCTGGGTGCCGATGGCCAGCACCACCGAGTCGGCGTCCAACGCGTGTTGAGCACCTTCGGCATCGGTATAGATCACCTGTTGTGACGTGATTTCCTGCACCGTTGCCTGCGCGATGAGTTGAACGCCATGCCTGCCGACATCATCCAGCACGCGCCAGCGCCGCACCAACGAAAATTCGCGGCCGAACTTCTCTCCCTTCTCGATAACAGTGACATCGCGCCCTCGCGCAGCAAGAAACTCGGCCAGTTCCAGTCCGACAAGTCCGCCACCGACGATCACAACGCGATTGCCAAGGGGCATCCACAGGTGCGAAAGTTTCTGCAGCGCCTGCTGACTGCCGGTTGCCCCGATCATGCCGCCGGCCTTGAACAGGGCTCGTTCGGCGAGGTTGAGCTTGTTCCTGGCGATCTCGTCGGCGCGATCGCCGGTGAGCAGCCGGCGCAACTCGTCGCCATTCCACACGTGCTTTGCGCCGACCCCGGAAAGGGCTGCGGCGCGCGCAAGGCGCCGGTAGCGACGATGATCGTCTCGGCTTTCAGGCTCGCCACCAGTGCCAGCGTTACCTCGGTGTTGAGGCGCACTTCGATGGGCAGGCTGCCCACCTGCGCCACCAGGTAGTCGAGCAACGGCGCGTTTTCGGGTGCCGCCAGGGCGGCGAAGAACAGCGTGCCGCCCAAGCGGTCGCTACGCTCGACCAGGGTGACGCGGTGGCCGCGCAGGGCGGCGACCCGTGCCGCCTCCATGCCGGCGGGTCCGCCGCCGACGACCAGCACGCGCTTGGGTGTGGCGGCAGGATTGATGGCGTCCTCGAATTCGTGACCGGTAAGCGGATTGACCGCGCACTTGACGCGTCGGTTGAAGAAGATCTCACTGACGCAGGTATAGCAATAGATGCAGGGTCGCACATCCTGCAGCCGCCCTGCGGCAAGCTTGTTGGGAAGATCCGGATCGGCGAGCAGCGGGCGCGCCATGGCCACGAAATCGCAATGACCGGCGGCCAGCGCCGCTTCGGCGGCCTCGGCATTGAGGCGTCCGGCGACGATCACCGGCACCGCGACCGCCGCCTTGATGGCCTGCGCATAACCGACAAAGCCGCCCGGCGTGTGCACCAGTGGCGCTTCGGTGAAGGCCGCGCCGGTGGTGATGCTGGCGTAGGCAGAAATGTTAACCGCTTGGGCACCGGCGGCCACTGCCAGCTTCGCCGCAGCTTGGGCGTCCACGATGCCGATGCCGCCCGGTGTGCGCAGTTCTTCGCCGTCGAGACGAAGCCAGAGTCCGAAGTCGGGACCGACGCGCTGGCGTATCGCGATCAGGATTTCGACCATCAGGCGAGCGCGATTTTCCAGACTGCCGCCATACTCGTCTTCGCGTTGGTTGTAATAGGGCGAGAGGAAGCCAGCAATGATGTAAGTGTGTGCGGCATGCACTTCCACAGCGTCAAAACCAGCCTCCTGCGCCCTCGCCGCGGCAGCAGCAAACCACTCAGTCATCTGCTGGATGTCGCCTTTGTCCATGACGTGAATCTGCGGCGGCCCCTTAATGCCAGAACGGAGAAAGCTTCGAGCTCGTCCTTGGTCACGGCCTTCATCATGTCACTGGGCTGCTGCTTCGGTATCGAGGGTAACCATAGTGGGCGACCCGCTACCATGTCACGCACTGCAGTCTTGCCGGCGTGCTGCAACTGCATGGCTATCTTGGCGCCGTGGCGGTGCGCACGCGCGGCCACTCCGCGCAGGCCGGGAATGTAATCGTCAGAGGAAACGCCTACTTGGTAGGGTTCGGCCGAGCCGGCCGGGTAGGCGACAGAGCAGACACCCATGATTAGGAGGCCTGCGCCGCCGACGGCGCGAGCCTCGTAGTAGGCCTGGATACGCTCGCCGCAGTAGCCGTCATCCTCGGCAAAATTGGAGCCCATCGGCGACATGACTATGCGATTGCGCAAGTCAAGCTTGCCGATGCGCCCCGGATTGACCAGATGCGGAAAGGATTGTGTAACACTCATGGTGGTGTGTGCGCTTGGGCGATTTGAAGGGTTGTCGTCAGCATTGTTTTGCCGAGCCGGTTCCGGCGAATCGTCCGTTTGGACGGTGCGGTTTGGCATGTACGCCGACTACAGTCGCCTCAATGTTGTCGAAACCATCTGTAGCGCCCCTCTCAACCGTTTCCGTGTTCATGCCCATGACTGCCAACCAAAAGGTCCTGACGCGTGTCGATGGTCACGTGGTGCACGTGACCATCAATCGCCCCGAACGCCATAACGCCATCGACAGCGAGACCAACTTTGCCCTCGAAGCTGCTATTTCGGCCTTCGCCGAGGACGACGACTTGTGGGTCGCGGTAATCCGCGGCGCTGGCGACAAGGCCTTTTGCGCCGGAGGCGACATCAAGGCTATGAACGCCGCGGCCGACGGAGGCGAGCCCTATCGCATCCCGCCGACCGGCTACGGCGGTCTCACCAGCCGCTTCGACCTGAACAAACCCGTAATCGCTGCGGTCAATGGCCTCGCAATGGGCGGCGGCTTCGAGATCGCGCTCGCTGCCGATATTGTCATCGCCGCCGAACATGCCGTGTTCGGCCTGCCCGAGCCCCTGATCGGTGTAGTCGCCTACGCCGGAGGGATGCACCGCCTGCCGCGCCAGATAGGCATGAAGCGGGCTATGGGCCTGCTCCTATCAGGTGACAGCGTGGACGCGCGCACCGCCCTCGACTGGGGCCTGGTTAATGAAGTTGTGCCCACGGCCGAACTCGACGATGCGGTATCGCGCTGGGCGCAGAAACTGTTGCGGGCCGCGCCGCTAGCCCTGCGCGCGACCAAGGAATGCGTGCGTAGCGGCCTTGACCTCAGTCTGGCCGAGGCCATAGCGCGCCAGGACAATGCGGGCTACGCGGCGCTTGAATCGATGCGTAGAAGCCGCGACACGCTGGAAGGCATCGCCGCCTTCGCCGAAAAGCGCTCGCCGCGCTGGACCGGTTCATGAGCGGCAGCATCGGGCCGCTGGTAGCCGCCGATGAGGGTTTCACCCACCAGATCGTCGACACCTTCGCCTCGGTGCAGCACAGCGATTACGCCTGGACAGAAAAGGTCTGCGGCATGGTGGCGGCGCGCGACGGTTCGCTGTCGATCGGCTTCGGCTTTGGCAAATACACCAATCGCGACGTGGTCGACGCCTACGGCGGCGTCTCGCGCGGCGTCGAGCAATGGACGGTGCGCGCCAGCCGCACGCTGTCCTCCCGGGTCGATGACATCAACGTCGGACCCTTGCGCTACGAGATCATCGAGCCGCTCAACAAGATCCGCGTCATCTTGGAAAAGAACGATGTGCAGCCCGTTGCCTTCGACCTCGTCCTCGAAGGCGTGGTGCCCTGCACAGTGGAAGAGCGCGAGGACCGGCGCACGCTCAACGGCTATCGCCACAGCGCCGATCAGATCCGCTATCACCAGACCGGCATCGCCCGCGGCTGGATCGAAGTGGATGGCGACCGCCGCGAGGTCAGCGCGGACGACTGGCTGATGACGCGCGACCACAGTTGGGGCGTGCGCCCCACCGTCGGCCTGCCGCTCGCCGACCTGCCGCCCGATCCGATGGACGGCGCCAACATGAAGGCGCTGGCACTGTGGAATCCACTGCTGTTGCAGAGCACTGCCGGCGACCGCTACGCCTTCATGCACTACTACCTGCTCTATACCGGAGCGGGATTCCGCCACCAGAAGATCCAGGGCGGCTTCGAGTTTGCCGACGGCCGGCGCGAGTTGCTGAGCGACATGCAGCCCAAGCTGCGCTTCGATCCGCGCAACAGGCGCTTCCTCGATGGCGAGTTCCATCTCACCATGAGCGACGGCCGCATGCGCCTGTTGACCGCTCGCGCCATGGGCGACACCGGCTTTCACCTCGGCGCCGGGCTCTACCTCGGCTTCGACGGCAGGCACCACGGCTCCTACCGTGGCAAGCTGCTGGTCGAGGGCGAGCATTTCAGCGATTGTTCGACGCCGGAGAGCGTCGCCCGCCTCAACCAGTTCCGCGATTGCCTGATCGTCGTCACCGACCACGAGACCGGCGCCACGGGTTGGGGCAATTGTCAATCCTACGTCTCGGGCGCCTGGCCCGAGTTCGGCCTGGAGGAGAAATAACATGCACTTTCTGCGCGCCATTGTCTTGCTGCTTGCGGTCCTGGCCACGGCTCACGCCGCCGACCGTCCCAACATCCTGGTGATCATGGCCGACGACATCGGTCCGACCAATGTTTCCGCCTACAGCCAGGGCCTGATGGGGCAGACGCCCAACATCGATCGCATCGCCCGCGAGGGAATGTTGTTCACCGACCACTACTCCGAACCCACTTGCACGCCGGGCCGCGCCGCCTTCATCACCGGCCAGTACCCGATACGTACGGGATTGACCACCGTCGGCCTGCCCAATTCGCCGGTCGGCATCGACAAGCGCGATCCGACCCTGGCCGAGGTCTTGAAGCCGCTCGGCTATGTTAGCGGCCAGTTCGGCAAGAACCACCTCGGCGACCGCGACGAGCACCTGCCGACGGCGCACGGCTTCGACGAGTTCTTCGGCAACCTCTACCACCTCAACGCCGAGGAGGAGCCTGAGCAGCTCGACTATCCGGCGAAGGAACTGGCCAAATACAAGCCGCGCGGCGTCATCGACGCCAAGGCCGGCCCGAACGGCTTTGTCCGCGACACCGGGCCGCTGACAAGCAAGCGCATGGAGAGCGTGGACGACAGGTTTGCCGCACGCACCATCGGCTTCATGGAGCGCGCGGTGAAGGAGAAGAAACCTTTCTTCGTCTGGCACAATCCCTCGCGCAATCACATCTACATCCACCCGCGGCCCGAATTCGTCACTGCGGCGGCCAGGATTCGTCGGAGGAGGACGTCTATCGCGCCGGCATGATCGAGCTCGACGGCCACGTCGGACAGATATTGAAGAAGCTCGACGATTTGGGTGTAGTGAAGAACACCATCGTCGTGTTTACCTCCGACAACGGCCCGATGACCTATCACTGGCCGCAAGCCGGTACCACGCCCTTCCACGGCGAAAAGGCCTCGACCTGGGAAGGCGGCGTGCGCGTACCCACCCTCATCCGCTGGCCCGGCAAGGTGCCTGCGGGCAGCACTTCCAACGGCATCCAGAGCCACCTCGACCTGTTTTCCACGCTGGCGGCCGCTGCCGGCGTCAAGGATGTCGCCGCCGATCTGCGGGCCAGCCACCACGTCTATATCGACGGCATCAACAACCTGTCGCACTGGCTGGGCCAAGGCCCCTCGCTGCGCGAAAACTACATCTACTACAACGAATCGACGCTCGCTGCCCTGCGCTGGCGGCAGTGGAAAGTCCACGCCAAGGAGAAGAACGGCTTCTTCGATTATTTCCGTGAGAGCTCGCTGATCTACAACCTGAAGATGGATCCTTTCGAGCAGCACGGAGGCCTACAGTCCAACGTACTGGCCCAAAAGAAAGCCTGGATCGGCGGCGTGATACGCGACATCATCACAGAACATGTCCGCTCGCTGCAGGAGTTCCCGCCGAGGCAGAAGGGCAACTCGCTGCGCGGCGGCATGGAACTCGTGAAGTAGGCGCACAGATTCGATTCGATGGCCTCGTCGCGTTGCTGCATGCCGTGGCTGCTCGCCGCGACACTGGCCTTACCGCTGCCGGCGCCGGCAGCCGACTACATCGACGAAGCCGCTTGCAGTAGTTGCCACCCGACGCAACAGCAGGCCTGGGCTGCATCGCAGCACGCCCGGGCGATGCAGCCGGCGACGCCGGCCACGGTGCTCGGCGATTTTTCCAGCGCGCGCTGGCGCCATGACGGCGTGACGTGGAGGGCCTATCGCCACGACGACAGGTACCTGATGAAGACAGACGGCAGCGACGGCAAGTCCGCCAGCTTCGAGATCAAGTACGCCTTCGGCCTCGAACCGCTGCAGCAGTACCTGGTCGAGTTGTCCGGCGGCCGCCTGCAAGCCCTGCGCCTGGCCTGGGATGTCAAGCAGCGCAAGTGGTTCCGGCTGTATCCGCAGCAAACGCATCTCGACCATCGCCACCCCCTGCACTGGACGCGCGCCGCGCAGAACGCCAATAGTAATTGCGCCGTCTGCCACACCACGGCCATGCGCAAGAACTACGTCGCGGACGGACGCCGCTTCGAGACGCGCTGGGCCAGCCTCGGAGTGGCTTGCCAGGCCTGCCATGGTCCCGCCTCAGCGCACATGGACTGGGCCAAATCAGAACCGCGATCTGCGGCTGACAAGGGTTTCGCCGCAGCCCTGGCCGGCCCGGCGCAACTCGACAGTTGCGCGCCCTGCCATGCCATGCGCACGCAATTACTGGCTGCGCCCGAACCCGGCGCACCGCTGTTGGACCAGTACCTGCCCATGCTGCTCGACGAGGGCCGCTATTGGCCCGACGGCCAGCAGCAGGATGAAGTGTTCATCTATGCCTCCTGGCTGCAGACGCGCATGCACGCCGCAGGAGTGCGCTGCAGCGATTGCCACGAAGTGCATGGCGGCAAGCTCAGACTGCCCGGCAACGCGGCCTGCGTCGCCTGCCACAATGCGACAGGGCCAAGCGCCGGCAGCCATGTGGATACGCGCGGCCTGCTGCGCAGGAACTACGACTCGGCACAGCACCACTTCCACCGGCCCGGCACCGCCGGCAGCGCCTGCGTCGATTGCCACGCGCCAACGACGACCTACATGGTGGTCGATCCGCGCCGCGACCACAGCTTCCGCATCCCGCGTCCCGACTTGACAGCGGCCATCGGCACGCCCAATGCCTGCAACGGCTGCCACAGCAAACGCGATGCAGGCTGGGCGCAGGCGCAGATCGCGCGCTGGTATGGCAGCTCCGCAACAAAGAAGCCGCACTACGGGCTGGCGCTGGCCGCCGGCCGCAATGCCACGCCCGGCGCCGCCGGCGGATTGCTGTCCCTGGCGGCCGACGCAACACAACCGGGGATCGTCCGCGCCACGGCGCTGAACCTGCTGCGCCGTTATCCCGGCCGGGAAGCCTGGGCTCTCTATCGCCAGTCCCTGGGCGATGTCGATCCGCTCGTGCGTCGCGTTGCCGCCCTCGGGCTGGAAGCCTTGCCGCCGCGCTACCGCATTGGGCCGCTGACGCCACTGCTGGAAGATCCGCGCCGAGCAGTGCGTATTGAGTCGGCTCGCCTGCTCGCCGCCGCTCCCCTGCCCGATTCGACTCGGTCGAGTTTCGAGCGCGCCTTGGGTGAGTATCTGGAGGCTCAACAGGAAGACGGGGAGCGGCCCACGGCCCAACTCGCCCTCGGCGATGTACATGCTGCGCGCGGCGACCTGGTCCGCGCCGAGGCGGCCTATCGCGTGGCCATCGCGCTCGAACCCGGCTTCGTCCCGGCGTATGTGAACCTCGCCGAACTCCTGCGCCTGGCCGGGCGCGAAGACGATGCGCAGCAGTTGCTGCGCACCGGCATGCTCGCGGCACCGGGCCAGGCGGGACTGTACGAGGCCCTAGCCCTTGCCCTGGTGCGCCGTGGCGACAAGCCCGCTGCACTGCACCCGCTGCAGCGGGCCACCCGGCTCGCCAACGCCTCGGCGCATACCTACTACCTTTACGCGCTCGCATTGCACGACAGCGGGCGCAAGCCCGAGGCACGGGCGACGCTGTCGGCAGCATTGCGCAAGCATTGCGGCGACCGCGACCTGCTGCTGATACAGGCCGCCTATCAGCGACAGGACGGCGACACGCCTGGCGCTGAACTGACGCTGGCCGGCCTGGCTGCCATCAATCCCACACGACCCGGCGCTGGGCCAGCGCCCCAGGAGACCAAACCATGATCAAATCCATCAGCCTGATCCGGCGCAAAGCCGACCCGACGCACGAGGAATTCAGGCGTCATTACGAGGAAGTGCATGCACCGCTGGCATTGACCTGCCTGCCCGGGCTGAGGAAATATGTGCGCAACTTCGTCGTCGGCGACGTGTTCGGCGCACCCGCCGATTTCGACGTGGTGTCGGAGTTCTGGTACGAAAGCGCAGACGACGTCAAGGCCAGCCTGGCGTTCTACCACTCCCCTGCGGGCCAGGTGCTGCGCGATGACGAATTCTTGTTCATGGACAAGGATTCAATCCGTGCCTGCCGCGTAGTCGAACACGGCGGAGAAGTCGCCTGATGCGCCCCACCGTGCTTATTACTGGCGCCAGTCGCGGCATAGGCAAGGCCACCGCCCTGGCTTACGCCCGCGCCGGTTACGATGTCGCCATCACCGCCCGCACCGAGGTCGAGGGCCAGCGCCACCAGCACAGCATCAGCGGCCGCGACGGTCAGGCCCTGCCCGGCAGTCTGGCGACGACGCTGCGCGACATCGAGGCCTGCGGGGTACGTGCCCTGGCTCTGCGCATGGACCTGCTCGAGCCGGCGTCGATAGACGCGGCGGCGGACGCCGCGCTCGAACAGTTTTCCCGCATCGACGTGCTGATCAACAACGCCATCTACCAGGGCAGCGATCTCAACGCTCGTTTTCTCGACCTCGATGCCGAAGTCCTGGCGCGCGTCTGGCAAGGCTACGTCGCCGGACCGGTGCGATTGACGCAACGGGTGCTGCAGCAGATGCTGAAGCAGGGAGGTGGTACGGTGATCAACGTCACTTCCGGCGCCGGCGAGACCGACCCGCCGCTGGCCGCCGGCCGCGGCGGCTGGGGCTATGCCTATGGCGCCGCCAAGGCGGCGGTGTCGCGCCTCTCCGGCTTGCTGGCCATCGAGCACGGCGATCAGGGCATCCGCGCCTACACCGTCAATCCGGGCGTGGTCAGCACCGAGGCACTGCACGCCACGCTCGGCGAAGACGGCGCCCTGTTCAAAAAGGTCGGTGCTGCACCGCCCGAGGTGCCGGCGCAGGTCATGCTTTGGCTCGCGACGAACAAGGACGCGCCAGCACACCAGCGCTGCACCATCAATGCCCAAACTTTCGCACTCCAACACAACATCGTTCCGGCCTGGCCAGGAGAACGGCGCAAACCATGAACAGAAGAGAATTCCTCTCCAACAGCGGCACCTGCTCGCTGCGGCCCAACTGCCCCGAAGCGCCCAGGCGCGCGCCCTGGCCTACGGCGACTACGCGAGCCACGACGCCGTCGGCCTGGCAGAACTGATCGCCTGCGGCGAAGTCAGCGCGGGCGAAGTACTCGAAGCGGCGATCGCCCGCGCCGAGGCCGTCAACGCCATCATCAACGCCATGGTGCTCAAGCACTACGAGCTGGCGCGTGCGGCCGTGAGCCAGCCTGCCCGCCGGGCCGTTGCGCGGCGTCCCGTTGCTTCTCGACGGCGGGGTACTGAGCTAAGCGCTCAAATCTGCTGGCGTTCCTCTGCCAGACTGGTGGCCCACCGGTAATTGGCCTTTCCGGCCGGTGAGCGCATCACCTCATCGACGAAATGCACGGCCTTGGGCACCTTGTAGCCGGCAATGTACTGGCGGCAGAATTCGCTGCGCGCCTCCTCGTCGGCCTTGACACCCGGGCGCAGGGCCACCACGGCCACCACCTTCTTGCCGAAGCGCGGATCGCTGGCACCGACCACAGGGCGTCGGCGACGGCGGGATGGCGATGCAGCACTTCCTCCACTTCCTCCGGGAAGATCTTTTCGCCGCCGCTGTTGATGCACTGAGAACCGCGACCTAGCACGACAATGTTGCGGTCCGCATCCCGCCTTGCCGTGTCCCCGGTAGCAGCGTAGCGCACGCCGTCGAGGCTGAAGAAGGTTCTGGCCGATTTCTCTTCGTCACCCCAGTAACCCACGGCGACATTGCCGCTACGCGCCAGCACGCCCTCCTCATCCGGTTCCGCAATCCGATCAAGAGTATGCGCCAAGATGACCAGATCAGGGCGCGCAACAATCTTGATGAAGCCTTCGCCGTTGTCCGGCTTGCTGCCGGCGCCCAGCGTACCGCTTTCGGACGACCCCATGCTGTCGGAAACCTTGGCATTGGGCAGCAGCGCCTGCAATTCCTCTTGCGCATGCTTCGAGAAAAGGCCCCCGCCTGAGCCGAAATGCACGATGCGCGACAGGTTCCAGCGGCCCGGATTGGTTTTCAGCGCGTCAAGCAGCGGAATGGCCATGGCATCGCCGACGACAGCGACGATGTTGACGGCCTCACGCGCCGCAAGATCCCAGACCTTCTCGGCATTGAACTCCACCTCTTCGCGCATCACCACGGTCTGGCCGGCGAGCAGCGCCACCAACGCCGCCCACATGGCGGCGCCGTGCATCATCGGCGCGATGGCCATGTAGCGCAAGGGAAGGCCATCCTTTGCCACCGGACCAATCTCCTCGGGTGATGAGATCGGTCCTTCCTTGCGATAGAAGCCGCCGCCGCCCAGGGCGCTGAAGAACAGGGCCTTGTGCGGCCACATCACGCCCTTAGGCATGCCCGTGGTGCCACCGGTGTAGAGCAGGGAAAGGTCTTCGCCGCTGCGCTGCGGAACATCGTAAGTGACGGATGTGGCAGCCAATGCGGCCTCGTAGGCCGGTCCGGAAATCAGTGCCTCCTTGACACTGGGGAACTCGGGCAGCAGCGGTTCGACCGTGCCGGCCAAAGCCGGTGAGTACAGCAAGGCGCTGAGACCGGCATTATCGTAGATGTAGCGTAGTTCGTCGGCGATGTAGCGGTAGTTGATATTGATCGGAATCGCGCGCAGCTTGCATGCGGCAAAGAATCCTTCCAGATACTCGCTGCCGTTGAACAATTGCAGACCTACGCGGTCGCCGGCGCACGCCTCTGGCCTGGAGGTGAGTGGCAAGCCGGTCGGCGCGCTCGTTGAGTTGGGCGTAGTTGAGGCGGCGTGAGCCGCACACTGCAGCTTCGCGCTCGGGTACGGCGGCCGCGACGAGCTCGAACAGATCCGCAAAGCTGTACGTGCGTTCAAGCGCCATCCTAGATACCTTTCAATGTGGCGAACTCCTGAAGCGGAGCACGTTCAGTGCGTAACCGGCTGACCGCATGTTGATGGTCGGCGTAGCCTAGGGCCAAGCCGCAGAAGAGCATCATGTTTTCCGGCAGGCCGACGAATTCGCCCACTGTCTTGTGCCAGAGCGTCCATGCTTCCTGCGGACAGCTGTGCAGGCCGGCTTCGCGAGCCAGCAGCATCAGGGTCTGGATGTACATGCCCTGATCCGACCACTGCGGCGGCCCCATCTGCTTGTCGAGGCAGAAGAACATCCCGACCGGTGCACCCCAGAACTGGAAGTTGCCGGCGATGAAGCCCAGGCGAGCAGCCTTGTCCTCACGCGCGATGCCCATCGATGCATACATATCCTCGGCGCACTTGGCACGGCGGGCGCGAAAGGGCTCTCCCAGATCGGGCGGATAGATGTCGTAACCGGGACCGTCGCCGCGCGGGTTGGCCTGCAGGCGTTCGCGCATCAACGCCTTGAAACGCAACATTTCTTCGCCGCCGAGCACGTACACATGCCAGGGCTGCAGATTGCCGCCGGAGGGGCTGCGCGCCGCAGCCGCCAGCAGGCGTCG from Betaproteobacteria bacterium encodes the following:
- a CDS encoding nitroreductase gives rise to the protein MRAFRDTPISGELVRRLLAAAARSPSGGNLQPWHVYVLGGEEMLRFKALMRERLQANPRGDGPGYDIYPPDLGEPFRARRAKCAEDMYASMGIAREDKAARLGFIAGNFQFWGAPVGMFFCLDKQMGPPQWSDQGMYIQTLMLLAREAGLHSCPQEAWTLWHKTVGEFVGLPENMMLFCGLALGYADHQHAVSRLRTERAPLQEFATLKGI
- a CDS encoding SDR family oxidoreductase encodes the protein MRPTVLITGASRGIGKATALAYARAGYDVAITARTEVEGQRHQHSISGRDGQALPGSLATTLRDIEACGVRALALRMDLLEPASIDAAADAALEQFSRIDVLINNAIYQGSDLNARFLDLDAEVLARVWQGYVAGPVRLTQRVLQQMLKQGGGTVINVTSGAGETDPPLAAGRGGWGYAYGAAKAAVSRLSGLLAIEHGDQGIRAYTVNPGVVSTEALHATLGEDGALFKKVGAAPPEVPAQVMLWLATNKDAPAHQRCTINAQTFALQHNIVPAWPGERRKP